A genomic region of Candidatus Paceibacterota bacterium contains the following coding sequences:
- a CDS encoding recombinase family protein produces MLRILIGYVRVSTTRQGVDGYGATAQREAIERYAKQDPDSTLLQVFCEAESGRLNDRPQLREAIKLAKAKGAKLVIAKLDRLSRNAAFLMSLQDSNLDFVALDCPSADRFTIGVLALVAERERQLISQRTKAALAVARERGAKIGNPRLADARKTAVQAVQAQKRAFCETAIKSIREVQSTGITSLNRIADCLTKRGERTSRGGAWTATSVKRVLVAHSLIWPESVQIHA; encoded by the coding sequence ATGCTGAGAATACTAATCGGATACGTGCGGGTAAGCACAACTCGCCAAGGTGTTGACGGCTACGGGGCCACGGCGCAACGGGAAGCCATTGAACGGTATGCCAAGCAAGACCCTGATTCTACGCTCCTACAGGTCTTCTGTGAGGCTGAAAGCGGCAGGCTAAACGACAGGCCCCAGTTGCGGGAAGCAATCAAACTGGCCAAAGCCAAAGGGGCCAAGCTCGTGATTGCCAAACTGGACAGGCTAAGCCGCAATGCGGCTTTCCTTATGTCTCTGCAAGACAGCAACTTAGACTTTGTGGCGTTAGATTGTCCTTCTGCTGACCGCTTTACTATTGGCGTGTTGGCTTTGGTTGCCGAACGGGAAAGGCAGCTTATCAGCCAACGCACCAAAGCGGCTCTAGCTGTCGCCAGAGAGCGCGGGGCTAAGATTGGCAACCCAAGGCTGGCCGATGCCAGAAAGACCGCTGTACAGGCCGTGCAGGCTCAGAAACGGGCATTCTGTGAGACGGCAATCAAATCAATACGGGAAGTCCAAAGCACGGGTATCACTTCACTAAACCGCATTGCGGATTGCCTCACGAAACGGGGCGAGCGCACGTCACGGGGCGGGGCGTGGACAGCCACGAGCGTTAAACGGGTCTTGGTCGCGCATTCCCTTATTTGGCCCGAAAGTGTTCAAATTCACGCCTAA
- a CDS encoding recombinase family protein: protein MKTAISYLRFSSKQQSRTDSYRRQIEATERFCREHNLELLDRLEDLGVSAWTGKNLSDESALGRFLRLVEAGKIPKQTVLIVENLDRLSRAKILDALHLFTSIIKKGVEIVTTMDGKWYSEQSITENPTDLMISIIYLTRGNNESETKSVRVKQSWIQKHEKVKRGEFSKFACPSWLAHNGSKYSLIVPHANAVRLIFALYNGGLGVYSLIKELYRRKVKPFTKSKAWRPVFIHRLLQNPAVIGTCETVSPPQPNYYPAVVSEEQYYKAIARRKQNQNFRGKTGAKEINIYGGICKCWKCGASMVKYSCKGRGEDPKHYTFLVCSNSKVGKCNYEFTPFDKFNDSFLHILNMANFAKLIFASEPEIEDTSEAIRGKLVEVQASIDRVTDAIVKTDSPALVARLAQLELDRKQIEKEYETAKAEAFSKTDVRQDYKEIMTQMSGALKNNPFRLRLRNLMRRHLAKIVVKADAYTVHFKECTDSIQIALNGDGFEMAYWDEVEVFPYRAELKAA from the coding sequence ATGAAAACGGCAATTTCGTACTTAAGGTTCAGTTCTAAGCAGCAGAGCCGCACGGATTCATATCGTCGCCAGATTGAGGCAACGGAGCGGTTTTGCAGAGAACACAACCTTGAACTGTTGGACCGACTGGAGGATTTGGGCGTGTCAGCTTGGACAGGTAAAAACCTTTCCGATGAGTCTGCCCTTGGACGTTTCCTTAGGCTAGTCGAAGCAGGGAAGATTCCTAAGCAGACTGTCTTAATCGTTGAAAACTTGGACAGGTTAAGCCGTGCAAAGATACTAGATGCCCTTCACTTGTTTACTTCCATTATTAAGAAGGGTGTCGAGATTGTGACCACGATGGACGGTAAATGGTACTCTGAGCAATCCATCACAGAAAACCCTACCGATTTGATGATAAGTATCATCTACCTAACCCGTGGCAACAATGAATCCGAAACCAAGTCTGTACGCGTCAAACAGTCTTGGATTCAGAAGCACGAAAAGGTAAAGCGGGGCGAGTTCTCAAAGTTTGCTTGCCCTAGCTGGCTTGCCCATAACGGCAGCAAGTACTCGCTGATTGTGCCGCACGCCAACGCAGTTAGGCTAATCTTTGCGTTATACAATGGTGGGCTTGGCGTTTACTCCCTGATTAAAGAGCTATACAGGCGAAAGGTCAAACCATTCACAAAGTCTAAGGCGTGGCGTCCCGTATTCATTCACAGGCTGTTACAGAATCCCGCAGTAATAGGAACGTGCGAAACAGTTTCACCCCCACAGCCAAACTACTACCCTGCCGTTGTATCAGAAGAACAGTATTACAAAGCCATTGCACGGCGAAAGCAGAATCAGAACTTTAGGGGCAAGACTGGGGCCAAAGAGATAAACATATATGGTGGTATCTGTAAGTGTTGGAAGTGCGGGGCGAGTATGGTGAAGTACTCATGCAAAGGTAGAGGGGAAGACCCGAAGCACTATACTTTTCTTGTCTGCTCAAATTCCAAAGTAGGGAAATGTAACTATGAGTTTACCCCCTTTGACAAGTTCAACGATAGCTTTTTGCATATCCTCAACATGGCAAACTTTGCCAAGCTTATCTTTGCTTCTGAACCTGAGATAGAAGACACCTCAGAAGCTATTCGGGGCAAACTTGTCGAAGTACAGGCGAGTATTGACAGGGTTACAGATGCCATCGTGAAGACTGACAGCCCTGCCCTGGTTGCGCGTTTAGCACAATTGGAATTAGACAGAAAGCAAATCGAAAAGGAATACGAGACCGCCAAAGCGGAAGCGTTTTCAAAAACAGACGTAAGGCAGGATTACAAAGAGATAATGACTCAGATGTCGGGAGCTTTGAAGAATAACCCATTCAGGCTGAGGTTGCGTAATCTCATGCGCCGTCACTTGGCCAAAATAGTGGTAAAGGCTGATGCCTATACCGTTCACTTTAAGGAGTGTACCGATAGCATACAAATTGCTTTGAATGGTGACGGGTTTGAAATGGCGTATTGGGATGAGGTAGAGGTTTTCCCTTACAGGGCAGAGCTTAAAGCCGCTTAG
- the rnhC gene encoding ribonuclease HIII: MKPLSSYTCKLTDPQAAALRTWLQAHYYRFREVPYARFAAEKEKTNVVFYGSGKLVVQGKGTQEFVEFVLEPEILKEARLGYETVLNPDLLLPRLGVDESGKGDFFGPLCIAGAYVNESVAKAWADAGIRDSKHISSDKRISDLAELIRKTPGCVTTVVPIGNEAYNRLYSKMKGVNAILAWGHARVIENLMLQRHRMTPPPVRAISDQFAANKETVAKALMSLGREIELVQKHRAEEDLAVAAASILARHEFVTRLGALEKQYGLKLPKGASAAVDAAAKEFAAKQGAEGLAKVAKMHFRTALRAQGLPEPPKVEWRRRPPSAKA, encoded by the coding sequence GTGAAACCACTCAGCTCCTACACTTGCAAGCTAACCGATCCGCAGGCGGCTGCCTTGCGGACCTGGCTGCAGGCGCATTACTACAGGTTCCGCGAGGTGCCCTACGCGCGGTTTGCGGCTGAGAAGGAGAAGACCAACGTCGTCTTCTATGGCAGCGGCAAGCTGGTCGTGCAAGGCAAAGGGACGCAGGAATTTGTTGAGTTCGTGCTGGAGCCGGAAATCCTCAAGGAGGCGCGGCTGGGCTACGAAACCGTTTTGAATCCCGATCTGCTCCTGCCGCGCCTAGGCGTGGACGAAAGCGGGAAGGGCGATTTCTTTGGGCCCCTTTGTATCGCCGGCGCCTACGTCAATGAGAGCGTCGCCAAAGCCTGGGCCGATGCCGGCATCCGCGACTCGAAGCATATCTCCAGCGACAAGCGCATCAGCGACCTGGCGGAATTGATCCGCAAGACGCCCGGCTGCGTGACCACAGTGGTCCCGATCGGCAACGAGGCCTACAACCGCCTCTATTCCAAAATGAAGGGTGTCAACGCCATCCTCGCCTGGGGCCATGCGCGCGTGATTGAAAACCTGATGCTGCAGCGCCATCGCATGACACCCCCGCCGGTGCGAGCCATTAGCGATCAGTTCGCTGCCAACAAGGAGACGGTGGCCAAGGCCCTGATGAGTTTGGGCCGGGAAATCGAGCTGGTGCAGAAGCACCGCGCCGAAGAGGATTTAGCCGTGGCGGCCGCCTCTATCCTGGCCCGGCACGAATTCGTTACCCGCCTGGGCGCATTGGAAAAGCAATACGGCCTGAAGCTCCCCAAAGGCGCCTCAGCAGCAGTGGATGCGGCGGCAAAGGAATTCGCGGCCAAACAGGGCGCCGAAGGCCTCGCCAAGGTCGCCAAGATGCACTTCCGCACCGCTCTGCGGGCGCAGGGCCTGCCCGAACCGCCAAAAGTCGAATGGCGCCGGCGCCCCCCGTCAGCAAAGGCCTGA
- a CDS encoding metallophosphoesterase — protein sequence MNLRRLAAAILCLGSAGLPAAEPFFFVQLADPQFGMFTENKDFAQETANLEFAVATINRLRPAFVVVSGDLVNQPGDAAQIGEYRRIMSRVGSNIPVYQVAGNHDIGNTPSPADIATYTNHFGPDHYTFQRAGFVGIVLNSGIIHTPTHTARQLAEQESWLQAELKRARQNGARHIVIFAHHPWFLKAADEPDEYFNIPGERRARYLAWFREAGVKHLFSGHTHRNVIARDGGLESVATGPVGKPLVEGKSGLRIVIVRDGRLEHRFYHFGELPNRIDLGAAEQRS from the coding sequence ATGAACCTTAGACGCCTTGCGGCTGCAATTCTCTGCCTGGGGTCAGCCGGCCTGCCCGCGGCCGAGCCGTTCTTCTTTGTTCAACTTGCCGATCCGCAGTTCGGCATGTTCACCGAGAACAAGGATTTCGCCCAGGAGACTGCCAATCTTGAATTCGCCGTGGCCACCATCAACCGGCTGCGCCCGGCCTTCGTGGTGGTTTCGGGCGACCTCGTGAACCAGCCCGGCGACGCCGCCCAAATCGGCGAGTATCGGCGCATCATGAGCCGCGTTGGCTCCAACATCCCCGTGTACCAAGTGGCCGGCAATCACGACATTGGCAATACCCCGTCCCCGGCGGACATCGCCACCTACACCAACCATTTTGGCCCTGACCACTACACCTTCCAGCGGGCGGGCTTCGTAGGCATCGTGCTCAACTCAGGGATCATTCACACGCCGACGCACACCGCCAGACAACTCGCCGAGCAGGAAAGCTGGCTCCAGGCCGAACTCAAACGTGCCCGCCAGAACGGCGCGCGGCACATCGTGATCTTCGCGCATCATCCCTGGTTCCTCAAAGCCGCTGACGAGCCCGATGAGTATTTCAACATCCCTGGCGAACGCCGTGCCCGCTACCTCGCCTGGTTCCGCGAGGCGGGCGTGAAGCACCTTTTCTCCGGTCATACTCACCGCAATGTTATTGCCCGCGATGGCGGCCTCGAATCCGTCGCCACCGGCCCGGTGGGCAAGCCCCTGGTCGAGGGCAAGTCCGGCCTGCGCATTGTCATTGTGCGAGACGGCCGCCTGGAGCATCGCTTCTATCACTTTGGAGAACTGCCCAACCGCATTGACCTCGGGGCGGCCGAGCAGCGGTCATGA
- a CDS encoding Gfo/Idh/MocA family oxidoreductase: MPTKLTRRSFLGTTATAMVATHSLLHRTHAADVIPGFDQTKTDYDRTKTWKPFSDRKVRVGLVGYGVCQFSAAFEFQNHPNVEVVAVSDLIPDRCAALAKRVKCQKTYPSLEEMVKDDRIEAIFVATDAPSHTRHCMEVLNHGKHVCTAVPAFYGDIEDAERLLECVKKNRGLVYSMFETSVFHDDLYAMEKLYAANVFGRIVYSEGEYCHPHTLGAPSIGSYKDWRKKGAPMWYPTHATAYYIWVTHGSYVDVQCQGTAPFDKAKRQPNLIGNIFNSEVGLFRTREGGLSRMIRCASQGEYLEAGRIRGEYAGYDGHNGRVDGFVGDATGKQRLQEALAKGLQIKKPALPPGVAAGGHGGSHGYLSDDFIDAILRGRKPAVDVIDALNMTVPGYYAHLSAMKDGETLKIPQYSL; the protein is encoded by the coding sequence ATGCCAACTAAACTCACCCGCCGCTCTTTCCTGGGAACCACGGCTACGGCAATGGTTGCCACTCATTCTTTGCTCCATCGCACCCACGCCGCCGACGTCATCCCCGGCTTTGACCAGACAAAGACCGATTACGACCGGACGAAAACCTGGAAGCCCTTCAGCGACCGCAAGGTCCGGGTTGGCTTGGTCGGCTACGGGGTGTGCCAGTTCTCGGCGGCATTTGAGTTTCAGAATCATCCCAACGTTGAAGTCGTGGCGGTGAGTGATCTGATCCCGGACCGTTGCGCGGCGCTGGCCAAACGCGTCAAGTGCCAGAAGACATATCCCTCGTTGGAGGAAATGGTGAAGGATGATCGCATTGAGGCCATTTTCGTGGCCACTGATGCCCCCTCGCACACCCGACATTGCATGGAGGTGCTCAATCATGGCAAACACGTCTGCACGGCGGTGCCCGCCTTCTATGGCGACATCGAGGACGCGGAGAGGCTGCTGGAATGCGTCAAGAAGAACCGCGGCCTGGTGTATTCCATGTTTGAGACCTCGGTCTTCCACGATGATTTGTACGCCATGGAGAAGCTTTACGCCGCGAATGTCTTCGGCCGCATCGTCTATTCGGAAGGAGAGTACTGCCATCCGCATACTTTGGGGGCGCCTTCGATTGGATCGTACAAGGACTGGCGCAAGAAAGGGGCGCCCATGTGGTATCCGACCCATGCGACGGCTTACTACATCTGGGTCACTCACGGCAGTTACGTGGACGTGCAGTGCCAGGGCACGGCCCCGTTTGACAAGGCCAAGCGCCAACCCAATCTCATCGGCAACATCTTCAATTCGGAGGTTGGGTTATTCCGCACCCGGGAAGGCGGGCTCTCCCGCATGATCAGATGCGCTTCCCAGGGGGAATATTTGGAAGCGGGCCGGATTCGAGGGGAATATGCCGGCTATGACGGGCACAACGGCCGGGTGGACGGTTTTGTGGGAGACGCCACGGGCAAGCAACGCCTGCAGGAGGCGCTGGCCAAAGGGCTACAGATCAAGAAACCCGCGCTGCCGCCGGGGGTTGCCGCGGGTGGACACGGCGGTTCGCACGGTTATCTGTCCGATGATTTCATTGACGCCATCCTTCGGGGGCGCAAACCGGCGGTGGATGTGATTGACGCGTTGAACATGACCGTTCCCGGTTACTACGCTCATCTGTCAGCCATGAAGGATGGGGAGACTTTGAAGATCCCGCAGTATTCGCTCTAA
- a CDS encoding cytochrome c3 family protein, whose translation MRNSEVRKVGSGNARRLKGAALAAGAALLLVVVISCQSVTRSVVVLPDIPGAKYVGSKECEQCHDEICRDFATADHARLITPGPNALNAGCESCHGPSSLHAESGGEVKPPYSFSAGRPETSSFDARAGVPPARSVETACFQCHPNVRGQFNLPSHHGVPEGKMSCTDCHPPHKGSIFRGGGTSLVSANEACLRCHAAQRGPFVFEHEALREGCTTCHTPHGSVNDKLLTARDSNLCLKCHFQRVQGGNIIIGGSVHESAGIHRLGQGTCWTAGCHEAVHGSRVSSSLRF comes from the coding sequence ATGAGAAACTCCGAGGTCCGCAAAGTTGGCAGCGGCAACGCGAGGCGGCTTAAGGGCGCCGCCCTGGCCGCTGGCGCGGCGCTGCTGCTAGTGGTGGTGATTTCCTGCCAGAGCGTGACGCGTTCGGTGGTGGTGCTGCCGGATATTCCCGGTGCCAAATACGTCGGCTCCAAGGAATGCGAGCAATGCCACGACGAGATCTGCCGCGATTTCGCCACAGCCGATCACGCCCGGCTGATCACCCCCGGGCCCAACGCCCTCAACGCCGGCTGTGAATCCTGCCACGGACCGTCCAGCCTCCACGCCGAGTCCGGCGGCGAGGTCAAACCGCCTTACAGCTTCAGCGCCGGCCGACCGGAGACCTCCAGCTTCGATGCGCGCGCCGGCGTTCCGCCCGCGCGCTCGGTGGAGACCGCCTGTTTCCAATGCCATCCCAATGTGCGCGGCCAGTTCAACCTGCCCAGCCACCATGGCGTGCCCGAGGGCAAGATGAGCTGCACCGATTGCCATCCCCCGCACAAAGGTTCCATTTTCCGCGGCGGCGGCACGTCTCTGGTTTCGGCCAACGAAGCGTGTCTCCGCTGCCATGCCGCGCAGCGCGGGCCTTTTGTCTTCGAGCACGAGGCGCTGCGCGAAGGTTGCACCACCTGCCACACGCCGCATGGGTCGGTGAATGACAAGCTCCTCACGGCTCGTGACTCCAATCTGTGCCTCAAATGCCATTTCCAGCGGGTGCAAGGGGGGAACATCATTATCGGCGGCTCCGTTCACGAGAGCGCGGGCATCCATCGCCTGGGCCAAGGCACCTGCTGGACCGCGGGGTGTCACGAAGCGGTGCACGGCTCCCGGGTCAGCTCTTCCCTGCGCTTCTAA
- a CDS encoding cytochrome c family protein — protein sequence MLQSWMGVAGSSDRKPHQGMKGDTTHQATAWFLAVAFSLGWSARAPAAAHLSVTQPGGMPGMPIVTGITRVTNGVNVTWDGPSGYYQLFQKRRLQDQAWQAVGTPFNLSRNETVTTLHSNAFFRVSGPAARYAGAQTCGECHGQVLHDVLHTAHAGTSIFTNSLWVAQGGQTNGSCLACHTVGYGLPTGFVSPTTTPHLAGVQCENCHGPAGNHASNPDDPTAVPRVEIAAAMCGGCHSAQFVPAGAAASHPPRYEEWNASPHQAVLEELKEDFASTPSLISTCGRCHSGSVRQALLKGQALPGAQEAGAVGIACATCHDPHQLRVFTNAVSGIITNPVTGQVFSNGPPNAVYASQVLNPLTSLQDYHTGGNFTTNYNPRINLCGQCHNDRGASYLDSARPPHHSPQYNLLLGTVGVVDTNTLGAPHFNPAAHAYATKQCVTCHMQVVSSPSPSQPGTAGHTFGKITSSANCGGGACHGAGDVANLLVPIVKQIITANPDGLFPVHSIAEVRSSLVQWANTKAPAILGTSAYGTNAWAYTNYSPGDPLAGGPGPSAALQQLIPRNIKIARFNLYLVQNDGSFGTHNFFYTVDLLNTAYDLVGAELAK from the coding sequence GTGCTACAATCCTGGATGGGAGTTGCCGGCAGCAGCGATCGCAAACCCCATCAAGGCATGAAAGGCGACACGACCCACCAGGCAACAGCTTGGTTTTTGGCGGTGGCATTTTCTCTCGGCTGGAGCGCAAGGGCGCCGGCCGCTGCGCATTTGAGCGTCACGCAGCCGGGTGGCATGCCCGGCATGCCCATCGTGACCGGGATTACGCGGGTTACCAACGGTGTGAACGTGACCTGGGATGGCCCTTCCGGATACTACCAGTTGTTCCAGAAGCGGCGCTTGCAGGACCAAGCCTGGCAGGCTGTCGGCACGCCCTTCAATCTCAGCCGGAACGAGACAGTCACCACTTTGCACAGCAATGCCTTCTTCCGTGTTTCCGGCCCGGCAGCGCGGTACGCCGGCGCCCAAACGTGTGGGGAGTGCCACGGGCAAGTTCTCCATGACGTGTTGCACACGGCACACGCCGGGACCAGCATATTCACCAACTCGCTGTGGGTGGCACAGGGCGGCCAGACCAACGGATCCTGCCTGGCCTGCCACACCGTCGGTTACGGGCTGCCGACCGGCTTCGTCAGCCCGACAACCACCCCACACCTGGCCGGCGTGCAGTGTGAGAACTGCCACGGTCCGGCGGGGAACCACGCCAGCAATCCGGACGACCCGACGGCGGTGCCGCGCGTGGAGATCGCCGCCGCCATGTGCGGCGGGTGTCACAGCGCCCAGTTCGTTCCGGCCGGGGCGGCAGCCTCGCACCCCCCTCGTTATGAAGAGTGGAACGCCTCGCCCCACCAGGCAGTCCTGGAGGAGTTGAAAGAGGACTTTGCCAGCACTCCCTCGTTGATCTCGACCTGCGGGCGCTGCCACTCCGGCAGTGTGCGGCAGGCCTTGCTGAAGGGCCAGGCGCTGCCAGGCGCTCAGGAAGCCGGCGCCGTCGGGATCGCGTGCGCCACCTGCCACGACCCGCATCAGCTTCGCGTGTTCACCAATGCGGTAAGTGGCATCATCACCAATCCTGTGACGGGCCAGGTCTTCTCCAATGGCCCCCCGAATGCGGTATACGCCAGCCAGGTGCTCAACCCCCTGACATCTTTGCAGGATTACCACACCGGGGGCAACTTCACCACCAACTACAACCCCCGGATCAACCTCTGCGGCCAGTGCCACAACGACCGGGGCGCCTCCTACCTGGACTCCGCGCGCCCGCCCCACCATTCGCCGCAATACAACCTGTTGCTGGGCACCGTCGGCGTGGTGGATACGAATACGCTGGGCGCCCCCCACTTCAACCCGGCAGCTCATGCTTACGCCACGAAGCAGTGCGTGACCTGCCACATGCAGGTGGTTTCCTCCCCAAGCCCCTCCCAGCCGGGCACGGCCGGCCACACGTTCGGGAAGATCACCAGCTCAGCCAATTGCGGCGGCGGCGCCTGCCACGGCGCCGGCGATGTGGCCAACCTGTTGGTCCCCATCGTAAAGCAGATCATCACCGCCAATCCCGACGGACTGTTTCCGGTGCATTCGATCGCGGAGGTGCGGAGCAGCCTGGTGCAATGGGCCAACACAAAGGCCCCGGCCATACTGGGAACATCCGCCTACGGCACGAACGCCTGGGCCTACACCAACTACAGCCCGGGTGATCCGCTAGCCGGCGGCCCCGGCCCGAGCGCGGCGTTGCAGCAGCTCATACCGAGGAACATTAAGATCGCTCGCTTTAACCTCTACCTGGTCCAGAACGACGGCAGCTTTGGAACTCATAATTTCTTTTACACGGTTGATCTGTTAAACACCGCATACGACCTGGTGGGCGCGGAGCTGGCGAAGTAG
- a CDS encoding Gldg family protein, which yields MNQLPPNLVRRPGKPGAGQQAGVRTLLLFLLFFLLGIAVSAFWFYLTSVRASPGASGQTGIAPAIRLSDSTTAVLSRLNSPLEARFYAVLDPATVPPSMTAFASRVRQLLSAYEQEAGDKIQLTAFDSASQANLIAAAAEGIQVFNLDKGEPCYLGLALALNGRKETLPYLSPDWEPALEPDLTRAIARLLDASRPAGPARPGASVPQAVAPVDTDTIRELKTLLPNLSTVTIEEGTQILREAALKEFAAAATEMETQIKQAEQRLAQAQQGGSDADKQAALRDLQQVQADQSEKLKQIAARSRAQIDALRQIKAGP from the coding sequence ATGAATCAGCTACCCCCAAACCTTGTTCGTCGCCCAGGCAAACCAGGTGCGGGCCAGCAGGCCGGCGTCCGCACACTCCTCCTGTTCCTGCTCTTCTTCCTTCTGGGCATCGCGGTCAGCGCATTCTGGTTCTACCTCACCTCAGTCCGCGCCTCGCCCGGCGCATCCGGGCAAACCGGCATTGCGCCCGCCATCCGGTTGTCCGACAGCACCACGGCGGTTTTGAGCCGCCTGAATTCGCCGCTGGAGGCTCGGTTCTATGCGGTGCTCGATCCCGCGACTGTGCCGCCGTCCATGACGGCGTTTGCCAGCCGCGTGCGTCAATTGCTGTCGGCATACGAACAGGAAGCAGGCGATAAAATCCAGCTCACTGCGTTTGACTCCGCCTCCCAGGCAAACCTAATCGCCGCCGCCGCCGAGGGCATCCAGGTCTTCAACCTCGACAAGGGGGAGCCCTGCTACCTGGGCCTGGCGCTCGCGCTGAACGGGCGGAAGGAAACTCTGCCTTACCTCTCTCCCGACTGGGAGCCGGCACTGGAACCGGATCTGACCAGGGCCATTGCCCGCCTGCTTGACGCCTCACGCCCCGCGGGACCAGCGCGCCCCGGGGCGTCCGTCCCGCAAGCCGTTGCCCCTGTGGATACGGATACAATCCGGGAATTAAAGACCCTGCTTCCAAACCTGAGCACCGTCACCATCGAGGAAGGTACGCAGATTCTGCGCGAGGCCGCGCTAAAGGAATTCGCGGCGGCAGCCACGGAGATGGAGACCCAAATCAAGCAAGCCGAGCAACGTCTCGCCCAGGCCCAACAAGGCGGTTCCGACGCCGACAAACAAGCCGCCCTAAGAGACCTTCAGCAGGTCCAGGCCGATCAAAGCGAGAAACTCAAGCAGATTGCCGCCCGCTCCAGGGCCCAGATAGATGCGCTCCGGCAAATTAAAGCCGGCCCTTAA